One genomic region from Fictibacillus marinisediminis encodes:
- a CDS encoding SCO family protein — MKKFNFLVLFISLLFLLSACVSTPREHPNKNASNDSLNWKVQSFSYTDQNEKTFSIDKLKGKVWLANFIFTNCETVCPPMTAHMAKLQKMLANQKVDTQIVSFSVDPKRDTPENLFAFGKKFGADFSHWHFLTGYEQKEIETVAKNSFKTAVSADPTSDQFVHGTSFYLVNQEEKVVKRYDGVQNVPFDQIVKDAKKVLNQPR; from the coding sequence GTGAAAAAATTCAATTTCTTAGTCTTATTTATTTCTTTATTGTTTTTATTGTCGGCTTGTGTCAGCACCCCCAGGGAACATCCAAATAAAAATGCTTCAAATGATTCCCTTAACTGGAAAGTACAATCGTTTTCTTATACGGATCAGAATGAGAAAACATTTTCAATTGACAAATTAAAGGGTAAGGTCTGGCTGGCTAATTTTATTTTCACAAATTGTGAAACTGTTTGTCCTCCCATGACAGCCCACATGGCAAAACTGCAAAAAATGTTAGCAAATCAAAAAGTTGATACACAAATCGTATCCTTTAGTGTCGATCCAAAAAGGGATACGCCGGAAAATTTATTCGCTTTTGGAAAAAAATTCGGTGCAGACTTTTCACACTGGCACTTCTTGACCGGCTACGAACAGAAGGAAATTGAGACGGTCGCCAAAAATTCTTTCAAGACTGCTGTTTCCGCTGATCCTACCTCCGACCAATTTGTTCATGGAACCTCGTTTTACCTGGTGAACCAAGAAGAAAAGGTCGTAAAAAGATATGATGGTGTTCAAAATGTGCCCTTTGATCAAATTGTTAAAGATGCCAAAAAAGTCTTAAATCAACCGAGGTGA